A window of Natrinema versiforme contains these coding sequences:
- a CDS encoding UvrD-helicase domain-containing protein: MTGREKNGDGDAIPGWLRENLPKKLDGMELVGTDVAGVTDSARLYGPPGAGKTTQITVRTAVVADALDLHPSDITVCTFRTSQADKVRERGVDWDAFPEGDADTYEYWATTHAVAARATGFHDQFDGESDDLEGMANEKQKRRFCDEYDVTFQVPKPWYSTAWDVFHNLYTYAKQNMLDVGSSRFLDGDRWDRRPLEQDMRAWRKLDAFHDEWESGTSFHAVAEAWETWKHRHNVYDFFEQLEAALAADAPLPLMELLVIDEYHDAYPLMATLSEKWIRNAEIALVAGDPDQCINSFNGADPRIFERLHERVDKDMPVIHLPKSHRCPTEHYQAAARMLREERNVPALDTDGRGLINRFRPTPIDYDDRAGEWDLPNPDEPGTPVWLWCEHGPGVMFLARTQRQLDGVGAALDRHGIVYESQTDVAGDWEKRLRLMRALDRVADVRPATQASVLDGDQYDDSGRQHERIGRKRFTPDEAFALVEHSDARALDGQGELLSLIGTARLQNNSVHVDEFAQHVKDSWWGRYANGRESIDELTYLNDDEKTAMKMAWTRYEDRKFTIDVADDTRLLTIHAAKGAEQDDVVLYDGTTKRIQDQCDEHDDERENEARTWYVSLTRASERLHIVRDGHEWTRQHLPDDLEPAAAAAAKRAADRDADGSTGGEQA; encoded by the coding sequence ATGACCGGGCGCGAGAAGAACGGCGACGGCGACGCGATCCCGGGGTGGCTCCGCGAGAACCTCCCGAAGAAACTGGACGGTATGGAACTCGTCGGGACGGACGTCGCCGGAGTAACGGACTCCGCGCGACTGTACGGCCCGCCGGGAGCCGGGAAAACCACGCAAATAACGGTGCGGACGGCCGTCGTCGCGGACGCGCTCGATCTGCACCCGAGTGATATAACGGTGTGTACGTTCCGGACGTCGCAGGCTGACAAGGTCCGTGAACGCGGTGTTGACTGGGATGCGTTCCCGGAAGGTGACGCGGACACGTACGAGTACTGGGCGACGACGCACGCTGTCGCAGCACGTGCGACCGGGTTCCACGACCAATTCGACGGTGAGTCCGACGACCTGGAAGGAATGGCGAATGAGAAGCAGAAACGCCGATTTTGCGACGAGTACGACGTCACGTTCCAGGTCCCGAAGCCGTGGTACTCGACGGCGTGGGACGTGTTCCATAACCTGTACACGTACGCGAAGCAGAACATGCTGGACGTCGGGTCGTCACGGTTCCTTGACGGTGACCGGTGGGACCGCCGGCCACTTGAACAGGACATGCGTGCGTGGCGGAAGCTCGACGCGTTCCACGATGAATGGGAGAGTGGAACGTCGTTCCACGCGGTCGCTGAGGCGTGGGAGACGTGGAAACACCGACACAACGTGTACGATTTCTTCGAACAGCTGGAGGCAGCGCTCGCGGCTGACGCACCGCTCCCACTGATGGAACTCCTCGTGATCGACGAGTACCACGACGCGTACCCGCTCATGGCGACGCTGTCGGAGAAGTGGATTCGGAACGCGGAAATCGCACTCGTCGCCGGTGACCCCGACCAGTGCATCAACTCGTTCAACGGCGCGGACCCGCGAATCTTCGAGCGACTGCACGAGCGTGTCGACAAGGACATGCCCGTGATTCACCTCCCGAAGAGTCACCGGTGTCCCACGGAGCACTACCAGGCGGCGGCGCGGATGCTCCGCGAAGAGCGTAACGTGCCGGCGCTGGACACGGACGGGCGCGGGCTGATCAACCGGTTCCGCCCGACGCCGATTGACTACGACGACCGTGCCGGTGAATGGGATTTGCCGAACCCTGACGAACCCGGCACGCCGGTGTGGTTGTGGTGTGAACACGGGCCGGGTGTCATGTTCCTCGCACGGACGCAACGGCAGTTAGACGGCGTCGGCGCGGCGCTCGACCGGCACGGGATCGTGTACGAATCGCAGACCGACGTGGCCGGTGACTGGGAGAAACGTCTCCGTCTCATGCGTGCACTCGACCGGGTCGCTGACGTGCGGCCGGCGACGCAAGCGAGCGTCTTGGACGGTGACCAGTACGACGACTCCGGCCGGCAGCACGAGCGTATCGGGCGGAAACGGTTCACGCCGGACGAGGCGTTCGCGCTGGTTGAGCACTCGGACGCGCGGGCGCTCGACGGCCAGGGTGAACTCCTCTCGCTAATCGGGACCGCACGCCTGCAGAACAACAGCGTACACGTCGATGAGTTCGCACAGCATGTGAAGGACTCGTGGTGGGGGCGGTACGCAAACGGCCGCGAGTCGATTGACGAGCTAACGTACCTCAATGACGACGAGAAGACGGCGATGAAAATGGCGTGGACGCGGTACGAGGACCGCAAATTCACGATTGACGTCGCTGACGATACGCGACTCCTCACGATTCATGCCGCGAAGGGCGCGGAGCAAGACGACGTGGTGCTGTACGACGGGACCACGAAGCGAATCCAGGATCAGTGCGACGAGCACGACGACGAGCGGGAGAACGAAGCCCGGACCTGGTACGTCTCACTCACCCGCGCGTCGGAACGGCTGCACATCGTTCGTGACGGGCACGAATGGACGCGACAACACCTGCCGGACGACCTGGAACCCGCGGCGGCGGCCGCGGCGAAACGCGCGGCAGACCGTGACGCTGACGGCAGCACGGGAGGTGAGCAAGCATGA